The Triticum aestivum cultivar Chinese Spring chromosome 7B, IWGSC CS RefSeq v2.1, whole genome shotgun sequence genome window below encodes:
- the LOC123159624 gene encoding uncharacterized protein yields MEDKKKDLLRRLTIISIPFVFVAIPSIVIFVGMLSPHAPGPKVAVASPEQNHTVGMLSTMTGGQMILSCRAAFAGNWEYFHYFILDPYKPQHAFFQPQTDHYAILCKWGYMGNFLQDVVIFNSSEPYAKLCAVKAGGCRYLFQHGQMFLVTGRHATKEAPWQHREKKLVGDVLLRDCKQILGVFPTMCHYTKHDHPYVGKIISRWSWWFNY; encoded by the coding sequence ATGGAGGACAAGAAGAAGGACCTGCTACGGCGGCTGACCATCATCTCGATCCCGTTCGTGTTCGTGGCGATCCCATCCATCGTCATCTTCGTGGGCATGCTGTCCCCGCACGCGCCGGGGCCCAAGGTGGCGGTGGCGTCGCCGGAGCAGAACCACACGGTGGGGATGCTGAGCACCATGACCGGCGGGCAGATGATCCTGAGCTGCCGCGCCGCCTTCGCGGGCAACTGGGAGTACTTCCACTACTTCATCCTGGACCCCTACAAGCCGCAGCACGCCTTCTTCCAGCCCCAGACCGACCACTACGCCATCCTCTGCAAGTGGGGCTACATGGGCAACTTCCTCCAGGACGTGGTCATCTTCAACAGCAGCGAGCCCTACGCGAAGCTCTGCGCCGTCAAAGCCGGCGGGTGCCGCTACCTGTTCCAGCATGGCCAGATGTTCCTCGTCACCGGGAGGCACGCCACCAAGGAGGCGCCGTGGCAGCACCGGGAGAAGAAGCTCGTCGGAGACGTGCTGCTCAGAGACTGCAAGCAAATCCTCGGCGTCTTCCCCACCATGTGCCACTACACGAAACACGACCACCCGTACGTCGGCAAGATCATCAGCCGGTGGAGCTGGTGGTTCAACTACTAG
- the LOC123159623 gene encoding GDT1-like protein 4, translated as MPRRALTLLLLLLLLALAVSAPFVASAASAAGDQFQGAHDAAAGNATTTRRLDRRTKMFVHTARGVIGGGGDAGVEQESELGLFDAFFASLSMILVSEIGDETFIIAALMAMRHPKSTVLSGALSALVVMTVLSTGLGRIVPNLISRKHTNSAATVLYAFFGLRLLYIAWRSDSRASQNKEIEEVQEKLEAGQGKSTFRRVFSRLCTPIFLESFVLTFLAEWGDRSQIATIALATHKNAVGVAIGATLGHTICTSFAVVGGSMLASRISQGTVATIGGLLFLGFSVSSYFYPPL; from the exons ATGCCTCGGCGAgccctcaccctcctcctcctcctcctcctcctcgccctcgccgTCTCCGCCCCCTtcgtcgcctccgccgcctccgccgccggggACCAG TTTCAGGGTGCGCACGATGCCGCCGCCGGCAACGCCACCACCACGCGCCGCCTCGACCGCCGCACCAAG ATGTTCGTCCACACGGCGCGCGGCGTCATCGgcggcggaggcgacgccggcgtcgAGCAGGAGTCCGAGCTGGGCCTCTTCGACGCCTTCTTCGCCAGCCTCTCCATGATTCTCGTCAGCGAG ATTGGCGACGAGACGTTCATCATCGCGGCTCTCATGGCGATGCGGCACCCCAAGTCGACGGTGCTCTCTGGTGCGTTGTCGGCGCTGGTTGTCATGACG GTACTATCAACTGGGCTTGGCAGGATCGTCCCGAACTTGATATCGAGGAAGCACACTAACAGCGCAGCAACTG TCCTTTATGCGTTCTTTGGGCTGCGACTGCTTTACATTGCTTGGAGATCAGATTCTAGGGCATCACAGAACAAGGAAATAGAAGAA GTACAGGAAAAGCTGGAAGCAGGTCAAGGGAAATCAACATTTAGACGTGTGTTCTCAAGGTTATGTACTCCTATTTTCTTGGAG TCATTTGTGTTGACCTTCCTGGCTGAGTGGGGCGACCGAAGTCAGATAGCCACAATTGCG CTGGCTACGCACAAGAATGCTGTAGGTGTTGCCATTGGAGCAACCTTGGGGCACACCATCTGCACGTCATTCGCAGTGGTGGGCGGCAGCATGCTGGCGTCGAGGATATCACAAGGCACTGTAGCCACCATTGGAGGCCTCCTCTTCCTTGGCTTCTCTGTATCATCATACTTCTACCCACCATTGTAA